Proteins encoded by one window of Blautia faecicola:
- a CDS encoding IS3 family transposase yields MDLTTRVNLVQNLLKTKELPVKTGAALLDINRTSVYYKGTPISQEELDCKSIIDRLHMDNPAWRARQLSAQLKKRGYQVGRRKTRRYMNEMGIDPIYPKMNLSKRMQQAKVCPYLLRNAVIDRPNQAWSIDITYIPIKRGFLYLTAVIDWYSRCIVGWEVDDTLDTRMVITALKKAFMVAKPVILNSDQGCQFTSNEYMNFRKENQIRQSMDGKSRWADNIMIERWFRSFKYEEAYLTQYNNIREARKAIGKYVHTYNFERCHSALNNQTPASCYYPILLLDDHAA; encoded by the coding sequence TTGGACCTGACTACGAGAGTAAATTTAGTCCAAAACCTTTTGAAGACTAAAGAACTTCCGGTTAAAACAGGAGCTGCGCTTCTTGATATCAACCGTACCAGTGTGTATTACAAGGGCACGCCCATATCTCAGGAGGAGTTAGATTGCAAATCAATCATAGATCGTTTACACATGGATAACCCGGCCTGGAGAGCACGACAATTGTCTGCCCAACTGAAGAAACGTGGGTATCAGGTTGGCCGCCGGAAAACGCGCCGTTATATGAATGAAATGGGGATCGATCCAATCTATCCAAAAATGAACCTTTCTAAACGTATGCAACAGGCTAAAGTCTGCCCGTATCTGCTACGTAACGCCGTTATCGACCGTCCAAATCAGGCATGGTCAATCGACATTACATACATCCCCATTAAGCGTGGATTCCTGTATCTGACCGCTGTGATTGACTGGTACAGCCGCTGTATCGTTGGCTGGGAAGTCGATGATACTCTGGATACCAGAATGGTCATAACTGCGTTAAAAAAGGCGTTTATGGTGGCAAAACCTGTTATCCTGAATTCGGATCAGGGCTGTCAGTTTACAAGCAATGAGTACATGAATTTCCGCAAAGAGAACCAGATCCGTCAAAGCATGGATGGTAAAAGCCGGTGGGCTGACAATATCATGATCGAACGATGGTTCCGGAGTTTCAAGTACGAGGAAGCATATCTGACTCAATACAACAATATCCGAGAAGCAAGGAAGGCTATTGGGAAATATGTGCATACATACAACTTTGAACGTTGTCATTCCGCACTCAATAATCAGACACCGGCATCCTGCTATTATCCAATCCTGTTACTGGATGATCACGCAGCCTAA
- a CDS encoding transposase, whose amino-acid sequence MSRTRRNFSAKFKSELVIELLKGEKDLNTIATENNIQPNLLRNWKKEFLDKASVVFDDTREDNLKEKLALERKEKAEYAKKVGQLTMQVDWLKKKSEETLGPDYESKFSPKPFED is encoded by the coding sequence ATGTCTCGAACAAGAAGAAATTTCTCAGCCAAATTCAAATCAGAATTAGTGATTGAACTGCTCAAAGGAGAAAAAGACTTAAATACAATCGCAACCGAAAACAATATTCAGCCGAATCTTCTTCGCAACTGGAAGAAGGAGTTCCTCGATAAAGCATCCGTGGTTTTTGATGACACCCGAGAGGATAATCTAAAAGAAAAACTTGCTTTAGAGCGCAAGGAAAAAGCTGAATATGCGAAAAAAGTTGGCCAGCTCACCATGCAGGTGGATTGGTTGAAAAAAAAATCTGAAGAAACACTTGGACCTGACTACGAGAGTAAATTTAGTCCAAAACCTTTTGAAGACTAA